Proteins from a single region of Thunnus albacares chromosome 14, fThuAlb1.1, whole genome shotgun sequence:
- the galm gene encoding aldose 1-epimerase isoform X1 yields MTQVSHQQWGEVSSLGSVDLWILQSSQVRVEVLTLGAIIRSVCSRGKHGQMEDVVLGYDDLEGYVSDKRYLGAVVGRVANRIARGHFVVEGKDYQLDINNGPNALHGGLRGFNKAIWLATAVESGVQLSLTSPDGDQGYPGEVQVSVTYTLQGETLTAEYQARSTKTTPINLTNHSYFNLAGQGAADIYDHEVSISAQSYLPVDDTSIPTGEIRAVEGSPFDLRKPVLIGSRLKVIPCLGFDHNFCLSSPGDPWTRKHAARVCHPASGRVLEVSTSQPGVQFYTANFLDGSITGKGGARYRKHSSFCLETQNWPDAVNQASFPDCLLRPGEEYRHITCFIFTTV; encoded by the exons ATGACTCAGGTAAGCCATCAGCAGTGGGGAGAGGTGTCTAGCCTGGGCAGTGTGGACCTTTGGATCCTCCAGTCTTCCCAGGTGCGGGTGGAGGTCCTCACCCTGGGTGCAATTATCAGGTCTGTGTGCAGCAGAGGGAAGCACGGGCAGATGGAAGATGTGGTCTTGGGCTATGATGACCTGGAAG gtTATGTGTCAGATAAGAGGTATCTTGGAGCTGTGGTGGGCCGTGTGGCCAACAGGATCGCACGTGGACACTTTGTAGTGGAGGGAAAAGACTACCAACTAGATATCAACAATGGACCTAATGCACTGCATGGAGGGCTCCGAGGCTTCAATAAG GCTATCTGGCTTGCTACAGCAGTGGAAAGTGGTGTACAGTTGAGTCTTACCAGTCCAGATGGAGACCAGGGTTATCCTGGAGAGGTGCAGGTCTCGGTCACCTACACTCTACAG GGGGAAACTCTGACTGCTGAATACCAAGCCCGGTCCACTAAAACCACCCCTATTAACCTCACCAACCACTCATACTTCAACCTGGCAGGACAG GGTGCAGCAGACATCTATGACCATGAAGTGTCCATCAGTGCTCAGTCTTACCTGCCAGTGGATGACACATCGATTCCTACAG GAGAGATCAGAGCAGTGGAAGGATCACCCTTTGACCTAAGAAAGCCTGTTCTGATAGGCTCTCGGCTAAAGGTAATTCCATGTCTGGGATTTGACCACAACTTTTGTCTGTCATCACCTGGAGACCCCTGGACAAGGAAACATGCTGCCAG GGTGTGTCACCCAGCCAGTGGGCGTGTCCTGGAGGTTTCAACTAGCCAACCAGGGGTCCAGTTCTACACAGCCAACTTCCTGGATGGCTCCATAACAGGAAAGGGCGGGGCTAGGTACAGGAAGCACAGCTCCTTCTGTCTGGAGACCCAGAATTGGCCTGATGCTGTCAACCAG gcttCATTTCCTGACTGTCTTCTGCGTCCTGGTGAGGAATACCGACACATCACTTGCTTCATCTTCACCACTGTCTGA
- the galm gene encoding aldose 1-epimerase isoform X2, with product MTQVSHQQWGEVSSLGSVDLWILQSSQVRVEVLTLGAIIRSVCSRGKHGQMEDVVLGYDDLEGYVSDKRYLGAVVGRVANRIARGHFVVEGKDYQLDINNGPNALHGGLRGFNKAIWLATAVESGVQLSLTSPDGDQGYPGEVQVSVTYTLQGAADIYDHEVSISAQSYLPVDDTSIPTGEIRAVEGSPFDLRKPVLIGSRLKVIPCLGFDHNFCLSSPGDPWTRKHAARVCHPASGRVLEVSTSQPGVQFYTANFLDGSITGKGGARYRKHSSFCLETQNWPDAVNQASFPDCLLRPGEEYRHITCFIFTTV from the exons ATGACTCAGGTAAGCCATCAGCAGTGGGGAGAGGTGTCTAGCCTGGGCAGTGTGGACCTTTGGATCCTCCAGTCTTCCCAGGTGCGGGTGGAGGTCCTCACCCTGGGTGCAATTATCAGGTCTGTGTGCAGCAGAGGGAAGCACGGGCAGATGGAAGATGTGGTCTTGGGCTATGATGACCTGGAAG gtTATGTGTCAGATAAGAGGTATCTTGGAGCTGTGGTGGGCCGTGTGGCCAACAGGATCGCACGTGGACACTTTGTAGTGGAGGGAAAAGACTACCAACTAGATATCAACAATGGACCTAATGCACTGCATGGAGGGCTCCGAGGCTTCAATAAG GCTATCTGGCTTGCTACAGCAGTGGAAAGTGGTGTACAGTTGAGTCTTACCAGTCCAGATGGAGACCAGGGTTATCCTGGAGAGGTGCAGGTCTCGGTCACCTACACTCTACAG GGTGCAGCAGACATCTATGACCATGAAGTGTCCATCAGTGCTCAGTCTTACCTGCCAGTGGATGACACATCGATTCCTACAG GAGAGATCAGAGCAGTGGAAGGATCACCCTTTGACCTAAGAAAGCCTGTTCTGATAGGCTCTCGGCTAAAGGTAATTCCATGTCTGGGATTTGACCACAACTTTTGTCTGTCATCACCTGGAGACCCCTGGACAAGGAAACATGCTGCCAG GGTGTGTCACCCAGCCAGTGGGCGTGTCCTGGAGGTTTCAACTAGCCAACCAGGGGTCCAGTTCTACACAGCCAACTTCCTGGATGGCTCCATAACAGGAAAGGGCGGGGCTAGGTACAGGAAGCACAGCTCCTTCTGTCTGGAGACCCAGAATTGGCCTGATGCTGTCAACCAG gcttCATTTCCTGACTGTCTTCTGCGTCCTGGTGAGGAATACCGACACATCACTTGCTTCATCTTCACCACTGTCTGA